A window of the Lactuca sativa cultivar Salinas chromosome 5, Lsat_Salinas_v11, whole genome shotgun sequence genome harbors these coding sequences:
- the LOC111887032 gene encoding uncharacterized protein LOC111887032 gives MDLGCLDFGCIEKQTSVDSDINPNDSLPSSSKPPKSKKMDFGCLDLGCIEKEISQSSVDSEINSNRSCPSTSKPIKNKLKKDPNQPSPRPLNKLASQIKKPTRRKTSPLSWFPRKKVDSYLTRKLKLLQEVDGMNSTLDETLGDTNPHFSKVLREKIAVKEAAHKAIEARKAALVEASWCRILHAARIESKEAESLLAKAEETATKAFESAKEIGVIMYDIPDCSTKHYKIEKSSENGQHTVTTSFDTAFEVDKQVAAALKAAFVKLSSCASIGEAEFKELLKKISQNPDLDEKNQDLCEEPTSESSQKDDIELSKEKEKESLVDMMLERLKSLKEEELASLATIVATCGLNAALAEAQNGGGGGGGKASRKQHEEELPGLDKFLVNRLTKLEKEIQDAKNAKNGRTKVDDTQEEKTSTEGGLGGVLVKHYSKLEKEIQEAKKNNFDKNKKDLKKVEVEVVPELGSMLMKHTSKLVKEMEEAKRKCGSEYEYEPKVKRSERLKQEMKETPSLDEVLVKRVSRLEREVLEAKKEKENVNGNKERVKEKEDNGVESLEKILVKPKLRVERVKVVVGGLEESGEQMKNPLVAKREARERELEAAWGGMSFGNSIRPGLSRLQREKAAWIKKAEEEEKGEIEGPRVV, from the exons ATGGATTTGGGCTGCTTGGATTTTGGTTGTATTGAAAAGCAAACCTCTGTTGATTCAGATATAAACCCTAATGATTCTTTGCCCTCAAGTTCGAAGCCTCCAAAG TCAAAGAAAATGGATTTCGGCTGCTTGGATTTGGGTTGTATTGAAAAGGAAATCAGTCAAAGCTCTGTTGATTCAGAGATAAACTCTAATCGCTCTTGTCCCTCAACTTCGAAGCCTATAAAG AACAAGCTAAAGAAAGATCCAAATCAGCCAAGCCCACGTCCTCTTAACAAACTGGCATCTCAGATTAAAAAGCCTACTCGTAGAAAAACTTCACCTCTCAGCTGGTTTCCACGCAAGAAAGTGGATTCCTACCTAACAAGAAAATTAAAATTACTTCAG GAAGTAGATGGCATGAACTCAACTCTTGATGAAACTCTTGGTGACACAAATCCCCATTTCTCAAAAGTCCTCAGAGAAAAAATAGCAGTTAAAGAAGCTGCTCATAAAGCAATAGAAGCCCGAAAAGCTGCACTTGTTGAAGCATCATGGTGTCGAATACTTCATGCAGCAAG AATTGAAAGTAAAGAAGCAGAATCTCTTCTGGCAAAAGCAGAAGAAACTGCAACCAAAGCTTTCGAATCTGCAAAAGAAATAGGAGTCATCATGTATGACATACCAGATTGCTCAACAAAGCATTACAAAATAGAAAAATCATCCGAAAATGGACAACATACAGTGACAACATCTTTTGACACAGCATTTGAGGTTGATAAACAAGTGGCAGCTGCCTTGAAAGCTGCATTTGTCAAGCTCTCAAGTTGTGCATCCATAGGTGAAGCAGAGTTTAAAGAACTACTGAAAAAAATAAGTCAAAACCCTGATTTAGATGAAAAGAATCAAGATTTATGTGAAGAGCCCACTTCAGAATCATCCCAAAAAGATGATATAGAATTGAGTAAGGAAAAAGAAAAGGAATCTCTTGTGGACATGATGTTGGAAAGACTAAAAAGTTTAAAGGAAGAAGAACTTGCTTCTCTTGCCACCATTGTTGCAACATGTGGACTCAATGCCGCCCTAGCTGAAGCCcaaaatggtggtggtggtggtggtggtaaagCAAGCAGGAAGCAACACGAAGAAGAGCTTCCAGGACTTGATAAGTTTCTAGTCAACCGTTTGACCAAACTTGAAAAAGAGATACAAGATGCAAAAAATGCTAAAAATGGTAGAACCAAAGTAGATGATACTCAAGAAGAGAAGACAAGTACAGAAGGAGGGTTGGGAGGAGTTTTGGTGAAACATTATTCGAAATTGGAAAAGGAGATTCAAGAGGCTAAAAAGAACAATTTTGATAAAAACAAGAAGGATTTGaaaaaggttgaggttgaggttGTTCCTGAATTGGGAAGTATGCTAATGAAGCATACTTCAAAGCTTGTGAAAGAGATGGAAGAGGCTAAGAGAAAATGTGGGAGTGAATACGAATACGAGCCAAAGGTGAAAAGATCTGAAAGATTGAAACAAGAGATGAAGGAAACACCGAGCCTTGATGAGGTTTTGGTGAAACGTGTGTCGAGACTTGAAAGGGAGGTTCTAGAAGCaaagaaggaaaaggaaaatGTTAATGGTAATAAAGAGAGAGTGAAAGAGAAGGAAGATAATGGTGTTGAGAGTTTGGAGAAGATTTTGGTGAAGCCTAAGTTGAGAGTGGAGAGGGTGAAAGTGGTTGTTGGTGGTTTGGAGGAATCGGGTGAGCAGATGAAGAACCCGTTGGTGGCTAAACGGGAAGCAAGGGAGAGAGAGTTGGAGGCGGCGTGGGGAGGTATGAGTTTTGGGAACTCTATACGCCC